A single window of Zea mays cultivar B73 chromosome 10, Zm-B73-REFERENCE-NAM-5.0, whole genome shotgun sequence DNA harbors:
- the LOC100191901 gene encoding Protein DETOXIFICATION 21 produces the protein MEKSATTGGGSSGGGGEAAEEAKVPLLQPRAAAAAAAAEEDHGGGGGYDGKAAADEEGRDASWSSLPLRRRAWEENKKLWVVAGPSIFTRFASFGVTVISQAFIGHIGATELAAYALVSTVLMRFSNGILLGMASALETLCGQSYGAKQYHMLGIYLQRSWIILSACAVVQLPVYLFTEPLLVALGQDPDISAVAGTVALWYIPVLFSFVWAFPLQMYLQAQIKNMIITYLAMLNLGLHLALSWLAAVHLRLGLAGVMGSMVVAMWIPVFGQLAFVFFGGCPLTWTGFSSAAFADLGAIVRLSLSSGVMLCLELWYNTILVLLTGYMKNAEIALDALSICLNINGWEMMISIGFLAATGVRVANELGAGSARRAKFAIYNVVVTSFAIGLVLFVLFLFFRGSLAYIFTESQAVAAAVADLSPLLAFSILLNSVQPVLSGVAVGAGWQGVVAYVNVTSYYLIGIPLGAVLGYVVGLHVKGIWIGMLLGTLVQTIVLLFITVKTDWDKQVVAAQERLKKWYMEENRRMQASRGNP, from the exons ATGGAGAAGAGCGCTACAACTGGCGGCGGTTCAAGCGGCGGCGGCGGAGAGGCTGCGGAGGAGGCGAAGGTGCCTCTGCTGCAGCCGagggctgcggcggcggcggcggcggccgaggaggaccatggaggaggaggaggatacGACGGCAAGGCGGCGGCGGATGAGGAGGGCAGGGACGCGTCGTGGTCGTCGCTGCCGCTGCGGCGGCGCGCGTGGGAGGAGAACAAGAAGCTGTGGGTGGTGGCCGGGCCGTCCATCTTCACGCGCTTCGCGTCGTTCGGCGTCACCGTCATCAGCCAGGCCTTCATCGGCCACATCGGCGCCACCGAGCTCGCCGCCTACGCGCTCGTCTCCACCGTCCTCATGAGGTTCAGCAACGGCATCCTG CTGGGCATGGCGAGCGCGCTGGAGACGCTGTGCGGGCAGTCGTACGGGGCGAAGCAGTACCACATGCTGGGCATCTACCTGCAGCGGTCGTGGATCATCCTGTCGGCGTGCGCCGTGGTGCAGCTCCCCGTGTACCTGTTCACGGAGCCGCTGCTGGTGGCGCTGGGGCAGGACCCGGACATCTCGGCGGTGGCGGGGACCGTGGCGCTCTGGTACATCCCCGTGCTCTTCTCCTTCGTCTGGGCCTTCCCGCTGCAGATGTACCTGCAGGCGCAGATCAAGAACATGATCATCACGTACCTCGCCATGCTCAACCTCGGCCTCCACCTCGCCCTGTCCTGGCTCGCCGCCGTCCACCTCCGCCTCGGCCTCGCCGGCGTCATGGGCTCCATGGTCGTCGCCATGTGGATCCCCGTGTTCGGCCAGCTCGCCTTCGTCTTCTTCGGCGGATGCCCTCTCACCTGGACCGGATTCTCGTCCGCCGCCTTCGCCGACCTCGGCGCCATCGTCAGGCTCTCGCTCTCTTCTGGTGTCATGCTCTG CTTGGAATTGTGGTACAACACCATACTGGTGCTCCTCACAGGATACATGAAGAATGCGGAGATCGCACTTGACGCCCTTTCGATATG CCTTAACATCAATGGTTGGGAGATGATGATCTCCATAGGCTTCCTGGCTGCAACAGG AGTGCGAGTGGCGAACGAGCTGGGAGCTGGGAGCGCGAGGAGGGCCAAGTTCGCGATCTACAACGTGGTCGTCACCTCCTTCGCCATCGGGCTCGTGCTGTTCGTgctcttcctcttcttccgcgGGAGCCTCGCCTACATATTCACCGAGAGCCAGGCGGTGGCCGCAGCCGTCGCCGACCTCTCGCCCCTGCTGGCCTTCTCCATACTGCTCAACAGCGTCCAGCCCGTGCTGTCAGGTGTCGCTGTTGGTGCCGGTTGGCAAGGCGTAGTCGCGTACGTCAACGTCACGTCGTACTACCTGATCGGCATTCCTCTTGGCGCAGTCCTAGGCTACGTGGTGGGGCTTCATGTGAAG GGCATTTGGATCGGAATGCTGCTCGGAACGCTGGTCCAGACTATCGTGCTTCTCTTCATAACAGTAAAGACCGACTGGGACAAACAG GTGGTGGCCGCTCAAGAGAGGCTGAAGAAATGGTACATGGAAGAGAACAGAAGGATGCAGGCCTCGAGGGGGAATCCTTGA